In Canis lupus familiaris isolate Mischka breed German Shepherd chromosome 9, alternate assembly UU_Cfam_GSD_1.0, whole genome shotgun sequence, a single window of DNA contains:
- the SERPINF1 gene encoding pigment epithelium-derived factor, translating to MRAAPKDSPAPDATGVPVEEEDPFFRVPVNKLAAAISNFGYDLYRVRSSFSPAANVLLSPLSVATALSALSLGAEQRTESTIHRALYYDLISNPDIHSTYKELLASVTAPEKNFKSASRIVFERKLRIKSSFVAPLEKSYSTRPRILTGNPRLDLQEVNNWVQAQMKGKIARSTREIPSGISILLLGVAYFKGQWVTKFDSRKTSLEDFHLDEERTVKVPMMSDPKAILRYGLDSDLSCKIAQLPLTGSMSIIFFLPLKVTQNLTMIEESLTSEFIHDIDRELKTIQAVLTIPKLKLSYEGEVTKSLQEMKLQSLFDSPDFSKITGKPIKLTQVEHRAGFEWNEDGAGTTPSPGLQPTRLTFPLDYHLNRPFIFVLRDTDTGALLFIGKILDPRGI from the exons ATGCGGGCGGCCCCCA AGGACTCTCCAGCTCCCGACGCGACAGGGGTGCCCGTGGAGGAGGAGGACCCCTTCTTCAGGGTCCCCGTGAATAAGCTGGCAGCAGCCATCTCCAACTTCGGCTATGACCTGTACCGTGTAAGGTCCAGCTTCAGCCCTGCTGCCAATGTGCTGCTGTCACCACTCAGCGTGGCCACCGCACTCTCTGCGCTCTCGCTGG GAGCGGAACAGCGGACAGAATCCACCATTCACCGGGCTCTCTACTACGACCTGATCAGCAACCCGGACATCCACAGCACCTATAAGGAGCTCCTTGCCTCTGTCACTGCCCCGGAGAAGAACTTCAAGAGTGCTTCCCGGATTGTCTTTGAGAGGA aGCTGCGGATAAAATCCAGCTTTGTTGCACCACTGGAGAAGTCCTATAGCACCAGGCCCAGAATCCTGACCGGCAACCCTCGCCTGGACCTTCAGGAGGTTAACAACTGGGTGCAGGCCCAGATGAAAGGGAAAATTGCTAGATCCACACGGGAAATACCCAGTGGAATCAGCATTCTCCTTCTTGGTGTGGCTTACTTCAAGG GGCAGTGGGTAACAAAGTTTGACTCCAGAAAGACTTCCCTCGAGGATTTCCACTTGGATGAGGAGAGGACTGTGAAAGTCCCCATGATGTCAGACCCTAAGGCCATCTTACGCTATGGCTTGGACTCTGATCTCAGCTGTAAG ATTGCCCAGCTGCCCTTGACCGGCAGCATGAGTATCATCTTTTTCCTGCCTCTGAAAGTAACCCAGAACTTGACCATGATAGAAGAGAGCCTCACCTCTGAGTTCATTCATGACATAGACCGAGAGCTGAAGACAATTCAAGCAGTCCTGACCATCCCCAAGCTGAAGCTGAGTTATGAAGGCGAAGTCACGAAGTCCCTGCAGGAAATGA AACTGCAATCCTTGTTTGATTCACCAGACTTCAGCAAGATCACAGGCAAACCTATTAAACTTACCCAAGTGGAACATCGAGCTGGCTTCGAGTGGAACGAGGATGGGGCAGGCACCACCCCCAGCCCGGGGCTCCAGCCTACCCGCCTCACCTTTCCTCTGGATTATCACCTGAACCGACCTTTCATCTTTGtgctgagagacacagacacaggggcCCTTCTCTTCATAGGCAAaatcctggaccccaggggcATTTAA